The following proteins come from a genomic window of unidentified bacterial endosymbiont:
- the rapZ gene encoding RNase adapter RapZ, translated as MRLVLVSGHSGSGKSVALHLLEDRGYYCVDNLPIKLLPPLIELLVAQGTPCAVSLDIRNLPATLAALERVLQGLPGEITPWFLFLEADPLILMQRYSDTRRGHPLAHRHDSLESAVAEERLLLVPLRAKADLVIDTSQLSVHQLAEIIRDRLVDEVEISLRLVFESFGFKYGIPRGVDYLFDVRFLPNPYWDWSLRPLDGRDESVVTFFKSHSEVAHFISQTASYLAEWLPIIERHDRHHLTVAIGCTGGRHRSVYVVNQLAAHFQRAGKRVQARHTVLAQQTAND; from the coding sequence ATGCGCTTAGTGCTGGTCAGTGGTCACTCTGGTTCGGGGAAATCGGTAGCCCTGCATCTTCTAGAAGATAGGGGCTACTACTGCGTTGATAATTTACCGATTAAATTATTGCCCCCGTTGATTGAGCTGTTAGTGGCGCAGGGAACCCCCTGCGCCGTGAGCCTAGATATTCGTAATTTACCTGCCACATTAGCAGCCCTAGAGCGAGTGCTACAGGGGTTGCCTGGTGAGATCACCCCTTGGTTTCTGTTTTTAGAAGCTGATCCGCTGATCTTGATGCAGCGTTATAGTGATACACGCCGCGGTCATCCTCTGGCACACCGTCATGACTCTTTAGAGAGCGCCGTGGCTGAGGAGCGACTACTGCTGGTGCCGTTGCGGGCTAAAGCAGATTTAGTTATTGATACTAGCCAGCTGTCGGTTCATCAGTTGGCAGAGATCATCCGCGACCGCTTAGTTGATGAAGTTGAGATCTCATTAAGGTTGGTCTTTGAGTCCTTTGGTTTCAAGTATGGGATCCCCAGGGGCGTTGATTACCTGTTTGATGTCCGTTTTTTACCCAATCCCTATTGGGATTGGTCGCTACGGCCGTTGGATGGGCGTGATGAGTCGGTAGTCACTTTTTTTAAATCGCATTCTGAAGTAGCGCACTTTATTAGCCAAACGGCGAGTTATCTTGCTGAGTGGCTGCCGATCATCGAGCGCCATGATCGTCACCATCTCACGGTGGCGATTGGTTGCACCGGAGGACGCCATCGCTCAGTTTATGTGGTCAATCAGTTAGCAGCGCATTTTCAGCGGGCGGGCAAGCGAGTGCAAGCGCGTCATACGGTTTTAGCGCAGCAGACAGCCAACGATTAA
- the hpf gene encoding ribosome hibernation-promoting factor, HPF/YfiA family has translation MQINLSGQHFEITPHLRDYVNEKVPKLSRFFDPIPLIHVVLKVEKMQHIAEATLQANGEDLHATAREATMTAAIDSLIDKLIRLLKKHKDKRLHH, from the coding sequence ATGCAAATCAATCTTTCTGGGCAGCACTTTGAGATTACCCCCCACTTACGTGATTATGTGAATGAAAAAGTCCCAAAACTCTCCCGTTTTTTTGATCCCATCCCGTTGATTCATGTGGTCTTAAAGGTTGAAAAGATGCAGCATATTGCAGAGGCCACCTTACAAGCGAATGGGGAGGATCTGCATGCTACCGCGAGGGAAGCGACGATGACAGCGGCGATTGATAGTTTGATCGATAAATTGATTCGTCTATTAAAAAAACACAAAGATAAACGGCTGCACCACTAG
- the lptB gene encoding LPS export ABC transporter ATP-binding protein produces the protein MAQLKAVRLAKAYRGRTVVEDVSLTVQSGEIVGLLGPNGAGKTTTFYMVAGIIRCDAGHIFIDDREISALPLYARARLGVGYLPQEASIFRRLTVFNNLMAVLELRSDLTRQGQLAAAEALLETFNLGALREQLGQVLSGGERRRVEIARAMAANPQFILLDEPFAGVDPISVIELKKTIQRLRRQGVGLLITDHNVRETLTVCEHAYIVSQGVVLAQGTPTEILHNPSVQQVYLGEGFRL, from the coding sequence ATGGCCCAGTTGAAAGCAGTGCGACTAGCAAAAGCCTATCGAGGGCGCACCGTCGTTGAAGACGTGAGTCTGACAGTGCAGTCGGGTGAGATTGTTGGTTTATTGGGTCCGAATGGTGCCGGAAAAACCACCACCTTTTATATGGTGGCTGGGATTATCCGCTGTGATGCCGGTCATATCTTTATTGATGATCGCGAGATCAGTGCTTTGCCGTTGTATGCCCGAGCTCGTCTAGGGGTGGGGTATCTGCCACAGGAGGCCTCTATTTTTCGCCGCCTGACCGTTTTTAATAACTTGATGGCGGTGTTAGAGCTGCGCTCTGATCTCACGCGTCAAGGCCAACTAGCTGCGGCAGAAGCCTTGCTAGAGACTTTTAACCTGGGGGCTTTGCGTGAGCAGTTGGGCCAAGTGCTCTCGGGCGGAGAGCGTAGGCGGGTAGAGATTGCCCGCGCGATGGCGGCTAATCCACAATTTATTTTATTGGATGAACCTTTTGCTGGGGTGGATCCTATCTCAGTGATTGAGCTTAAAAAAACGATTCAGCGTTTGCGGCGACAGGGGGTAGGACTATTGATTACTGATCACAACGTGCGTGAGACCTTAACGGTCTGTGAGCATGCTTATATTGTTTCACAGGGGGTCGTATTAGCCCAGGGAACCCCAACGGAGATCCTCCACAACCCCTCGGTGCAACAGGTCTACTTGGGGGAAGGATTTCGCTTATAG
- the lptA gene encoding lipopolysaccharide transport periplasmic protein LptA has protein sequence MLFNHTLSLLFLLLLVLFTGPLSALTRDSQQPIEIVSQRQSLDLNSHRMTFSGQVVVTQGSIKIHADRVVITRINNQSGQEEVEATGTPATFYQLLEDQQPVHGSGQTMQYHAQKGLLILQQQARLKLRDNQIQSDRITYHLLQQRVQAESAAQQRVKMLLWPEQLQQPVKQKP, from the coding sequence ATGCTGTTCAACCACACGCTTAGCCTATTATTCCTGCTGCTTTTGGTGCTCTTCACGGGACCACTGAGCGCGTTAACCAGGGATAGCCAACAGCCGATAGAAATTGTCTCCCAGCGTCAATCACTCGATCTAAACAGCCACCGCATGACTTTTAGTGGGCAAGTGGTTGTTACGCAAGGATCGATTAAAATCCACGCCGATCGGGTGGTGATCACCCGAATTAACAATCAATCAGGGCAAGAAGAGGTGGAGGCCACGGGGACTCCAGCTACCTTTTATCAGCTGTTAGAGGATCAACAACCGGTTCATGGCTCTGGGCAGACCATGCAGTATCATGCTCAGAAAGGTCTCTTGATTTTACAGCAGCAGGCACGCCTTAAACTGCGTGATAATCAGATTCAGAGTGATCGCATTACTTACCATCTTTTACAACAGCGCGTTCAGGCAGAGAGTGCTGCTCAGCAACGGGTCAAAATGCTGTTATGGCCAGAACAGCTGCAGCAACCAGTGAAGCAGAAACCATGA
- the lptC gene encoding LPS export ABC transporter periplasmic protein LptC — protein MKSGVSGLLALIALGLGIWLALLPKRAGHSALVERFSPQHQCHSLVTVVYDAQGDLHYRLAAAAAQHDARGQISYFEQPQLQLFNASQQISWVVHANQARLVQQRQLYLSGNIEIRSLMADTALQKMVTEQVQIDLIDQAIQSDQRVTLSGQQFISRGNGLRGNFNQRVFTLLNSVKTHYAVQPHA, from the coding sequence GTGAAGTCAGGCGTCAGCGGATTGCTGGCACTCATCGCTTTAGGGCTGGGGATTTGGCTGGCGCTGCTGCCCAAGCGAGCCGGCCACTCTGCGCTGGTTGAGCGCTTCTCTCCACAACATCAGTGTCACTCCCTGGTCACGGTGGTTTACGATGCGCAGGGAGATCTTCATTATCGTTTAGCAGCGGCGGCCGCTCAACATGACGCACGAGGGCAGATCAGCTATTTTGAACAGCCACAGCTACAGCTATTTAATGCGTCCCAGCAGATCAGTTGGGTGGTGCACGCCAACCAGGCACGATTAGTGCAGCAGCGGCAGCTCTATTTAAGTGGTAATATTGAGATCAGGAGCTTGATGGCAGATACGGCGTTGCAAAAAATGGTGACAGAGCAGGTGCAGATTGATCTCATTGATCAGGCGATCCAGAGTGATCAGCGTGTGACCCTCTCTGGGCAGCAGTTTATCTCCCGGGGCAACGGCTTACGGGGTAACTTCAACCAGCGGGTCTTTACGCTGCTGAATTCAGTGAAAACTCACTATGCTGTTCAACCACACGCTTAG
- the kdsC gene encoding 3-deoxy-manno-octulosonate-8-phosphatase KdsC, with product MGDWVETVYGPINATLLTQAQRVRLLICDVDGVLSNGLIYRDSRGEELKSFHVQDGYGIRLLQALGLEVALITGGTSRMVNDRAAMLGIEHLYQGQREKVTPFQQLLQRLQLTADQVAYIGDDLIDWPVLQQVGLAVAVTDAHPWLLPRVHYVTRKAGGQGAVRELCDLLLLAHQQFPGMELSPASSGGAIQ from the coding sequence ATGGGTGATTGGGTGGAAACCGTTTATGGACCAATCAACGCTACACTATTAACGCAAGCACAGCGGGTTCGTCTTTTGATCTGTGACGTTGATGGGGTACTCTCCAATGGGTTAATCTATCGAGATAGCCGTGGTGAGGAGTTAAAAAGTTTTCATGTACAGGATGGTTATGGGATTCGACTGCTGCAAGCCTTGGGGCTAGAGGTTGCTCTCATCACTGGTGGAACCTCACGCATGGTGAACGATCGGGCAGCGATGTTAGGGATTGAGCATCTGTATCAAGGTCAACGAGAAAAAGTAACCCCTTTTCAACAGCTGCTGCAACGACTGCAGTTAACAGCGGACCAGGTAGCCTATATTGGCGATGATTTGATAGATTGGCCGGTGCTGCAACAGGTCGGTTTAGCAGTGGCTGTTACGGATGCGCACCCCTGGTTGCTGCCGCGGGTACACTATGTAACCCGCAAAGCGGGTGGTCAGGGTGCCGTCCGTGAGCTCTGTGATCTGCTGTTATTAGCCCACCAGCAGTTTCCCGGTATGGAACTGTCGCCGGCTTCCTCAGGAGGAGCCATCCAGTGA
- a CDS encoding KpsF/GutQ family sugar-phosphate isomerase yields the protein MTPFEFQHWGQEVLAIELAGLQQLQQTIAQAAFSQACEQLYHCRGKVAVLGVGKSGHIARKIASTLASTGTPAFFVHPSEASHGDLGMLSAKDCLLLLSHSGETPELLALLGGFRRLPSPLIAITGEPGSTLAQTADVHLDIGRLKEACPLGLAPTSSTTATLVLGDALAVALLRARGFTQEDFAKSHPGGRLGRRLLLQVKEIMRCGDLVPQIAPQASLRDAVLAMTQHGLGMTVICDEQQRVQGLFTDGDLRRALDLALDLNHTRIGDLMTPGGLRISAHCLAMEALELMQAHRITTLLVMAEERLEGVLHLHDLLKAGLV from the coding sequence ATGACACCATTTGAGTTTCAACACTGGGGGCAGGAGGTATTAGCCATAGAGCTGGCTGGCCTCCAACAACTGCAGCAGACCATTGCGCAAGCGGCGTTTTCTCAGGCCTGTGAGCAGCTCTACCACTGTCGTGGTAAAGTTGCGGTGCTTGGGGTGGGCAAATCGGGACATATCGCTCGTAAAATTGCTTCAACCCTGGCCAGCACGGGAACCCCCGCTTTTTTTGTCCATCCCAGTGAAGCGAGCCATGGCGATTTGGGGATGCTGAGTGCCAAAGATTGCCTATTGTTATTGTCACACTCTGGAGAGACGCCAGAGTTGCTGGCGCTGCTAGGGGGCTTCAGACGGTTACCCTCGCCTTTGATCGCCATCACGGGCGAGCCCGGTAGCACCTTGGCACAGACCGCTGATGTCCACCTGGATATTGGGCGCTTGAAAGAGGCCTGTCCGCTGGGTTTGGCGCCGACCTCCAGCACCACTGCAACCTTGGTTCTGGGTGATGCACTAGCCGTGGCGCTGTTACGGGCACGTGGTTTTACCCAGGAGGATTTTGCGAAGTCGCATCCTGGCGGACGGCTAGGACGGCGATTACTGTTACAGGTGAAAGAGATCATGCGGTGTGGCGATTTGGTTCCACAGATTGCCCCACAAGCGTCACTGCGTGATGCGGTGTTAGCCATGACCCAGCATGGCCTGGGCATGACGGTGATTTGCGATGAGCAGCAGCGGGTGCAGGGGCTGTTTACTGATGGAGATTTACGACGGGCTTTGGATTTGGCCCTCGATCTAAACCATACGAGAATTGGCGACCTCATGACCCCCGGCGGCCTACGCATTTCAGCACACTGTTTAGCCATGGAGGCATTGGAACTGATGCAGGCGCATCGGATTACCACTTTGCTGGTGATGGCTGAGGAGCGGCTAGAGGGGGTGCTGCATCTCCATGATCTATTAAAAGCAGGGCTCGTCTAA
- a CDS encoding ATP-binding cassette domain-containing protein — protein sequence MPKSRAPLVQLCDITFDYPRRRVFDNITLSIPTGKIVALMGPSGCGKSTLLKLIGGQQRPQTGAVLFKQQNIPMLPRQQLYALRKKMSMLFQSGALFTDLTLFDNVAFPLQEHTSLPRALIHTLVMMKLEAVGLRGAAHFMPSTLSGGMARRAALARAIALDPELLLFDEPFVGQDPITTGILVTLIRQLNRSLGITCLIVSHQISTLLRLADYGYIIADQQVISQGTPTQLRHSTNPKTHQFLKGLADGPVPFHYPTTDYHQALFTPCY from the coding sequence ATGCCAAAAAGTAGGGCCCCCTTGGTACAGCTGTGTGACATCACCTTTGACTACCCAAGGCGGCGGGTTTTTGACAATATCACACTCTCGATCCCTACGGGAAAGATTGTAGCTTTGATGGGACCTTCTGGCTGCGGTAAATCAACGCTGCTGAAGTTGATTGGTGGGCAGCAGCGGCCACAAACAGGAGCCGTACTCTTTAAACAGCAGAATATTCCAATGCTGCCACGCCAACAGCTCTATGCCCTACGTAAAAAGATGAGTATGCTGTTTCAATCAGGGGCCCTGTTTACCGATCTGACCCTGTTTGATAATGTGGCCTTTCCACTACAGGAACATACGTCACTACCCCGGGCACTCATTCACACCCTGGTCATGATGAAATTGGAAGCCGTTGGGTTACGAGGTGCTGCCCACTTCATGCCCTCGACACTCTCTGGCGGCATGGCTCGACGGGCCGCCTTGGCACGGGCTATTGCCCTCGATCCAGAGCTACTGCTGTTCGATGAACCCTTTGTGGGTCAAGATCCTATCACGACTGGTATTTTAGTGACCTTAATCCGACAGTTAAATCGATCACTTGGCATCACCTGTCTCATCGTTTCCCATCAGATCTCTACCCTACTCCGGCTCGCTGATTATGGTTATATTATTGCCGATCAACAGGTGATCTCCCAAGGAACCCCGACTCAGCTCCGCCATTCTACCAACCCGAAGACCCATCAATTTTTAAAAGGTCTTGCCGATGGACCTGTGCCTTTTCACTACCCAACCACAGACTATCATCAAGCCCTGTTTACGCCATGTTATTGA
- the mlaE gene encoding lipid asymmetry maintenance ABC transporter permease subunit MlaE has translation MLLKLITLLGSQAVLFCSTFGRAGLMLFQALISRPQLAKQWRLLRYQLYQLGLQSVLIVTLSGLFIGMVLSLQSYLVLVTYGAEQSLGQMVALSLLRELGPVITALLFAGRAGSALTAEIGLMKATEQLASLEMMAIDPLRRLIAPRFWAGFISLPLLTLLFIAVGIWGSALVGIDWKGVDAGHFWPLMQSAVSWRHDVLNGLVKSAVFAIAILWIALFNGYDATPTAAGVSQATTRTVVYSSLAILALDFLLTALLFGQ, from the coding sequence ATGTTATTGAAACTCATCACCCTACTGGGCTCCCAAGCGGTGCTGTTTTGCAGCACCTTTGGGCGTGCCGGATTGATGTTGTTCCAAGCGCTGATTAGCCGTCCACAACTGGCCAAACAGTGGCGATTGCTCCGCTATCAACTCTATCAGTTGGGGCTACAATCGGTACTGATTGTGACGCTTTCCGGCCTGTTTATTGGCATGGTACTCAGTCTGCAAAGTTACCTGGTGTTGGTCACCTACGGCGCCGAACAGAGCCTGGGGCAGATGGTAGCGCTCTCGCTGCTACGTGAGCTAGGTCCAGTCATCACGGCACTGCTGTTTGCTGGGCGGGCCGGATCAGCGCTGACGGCGGAGATAGGACTGATGAAGGCTACCGAGCAGCTGGCATCCCTAGAGATGATGGCGATCGATCCCTTACGCCGGCTGATTGCACCACGCTTTTGGGCTGGCTTCATCAGCCTGCCTTTATTAACCTTACTGTTCATTGCTGTCGGTATTTGGGGCAGTGCGCTGGTAGGCATCGACTGGAAAGGCGTAGACGCTGGCCATTTTTGGCCACTCATGCAGTCGGCTGTCAGCTGGCGCCATGATGTTTTGAACGGGCTAGTCAAAAGTGCGGTATTCGCGATAGCCATCTTGTGGATTGCACTGTTCAATGGTTATGATGCGACACCTACCGCGGCGGGCGTTAGCCAAGCGACTACCCGAACCGTGGTATACTCTTCTCTAGCCATTTTGGCTCTGGATTTTTTATTAACCGCTCTGCTGTTTGGCCAGTAG
- the mlaD gene encoding outer membrane lipid asymmetry maintenance protein MlaD, protein MPPSKSMEFGVGIFILAALLALLFISLKVASNSEFKREPSYALYATFDNINGLKIHSPVKIGGVTVGRITHITLDSDYRPRVQLAVAKRYDALPATSRLVSSTAGLLGEKYLALVPGFVDSEVSSLKSGDTIEETQSSLVLEELIGQLIYSRKKTP, encoded by the coding sequence ATGCCACCGTCTAAAAGTATGGAGTTCGGCGTAGGTATTTTTATACTCGCTGCCTTGCTTGCACTGCTGTTTATCAGTTTAAAAGTCGCTTCTAACAGCGAATTTAAGCGTGAACCCTCCTACGCTCTCTACGCCACTTTCGACAATATCAATGGCCTAAAAATTCACTCCCCAGTAAAAATTGGGGGCGTTACCGTCGGGAGAATCACTCACATTACGCTGGATAGTGACTATCGCCCACGGGTGCAATTAGCGGTGGCCAAACGCTATGATGCCTTGCCGGCTACTAGCCGCCTAGTGAGCAGTACTGCAGGCTTATTAGGGGAGAAATATCTAGCGCTGGTCCCCGGTTTCGTTGATTCGGAGGTCTCTTCTCTGAAGTCTGGTGATACTATTGAAGAGACACAATCTTCTCTTGTATTAGAAGAGTTGATCGGCCAATTGATCTATTCTCGCAAAAAAACACCGTAA
- the mlaC gene encoding phospholipid-binding protein MlaC has product MLKGHCSRLWLLCCAAPLLLLLALPAFVDELESSNPYQLMQQLAQRTFERINREQQQITHDVNYLRVIVRQELMPFVHIRYTGALILGPLFNTLDAEQQQRYFQALEAYLEQSYAEVLALYRQYDYHLEPEKPFTNRTVVTVRLHLLRKALTPLRIDFKWRQNSKNQQWQLYDILVEGISLIATKQQEWTALLRRLGFEAFIEQLHEDARQSVTPQEG; this is encoded by the coding sequence ATGTTAAAAGGTCACTGCTCCCGTCTGTGGTTACTCTGCTGCGCTGCTCCGCTACTATTACTGTTAGCCCTGCCAGCCTTTGTTGATGAATTAGAGTCCAGTAATCCTTATCAATTGATGCAGCAGTTAGCCCAGCGCACTTTTGAAAGAATCAACCGAGAACAACAGCAGATTACACACGATGTCAACTACTTGCGAGTCATCGTACGCCAAGAGCTGATGCCCTTTGTCCATATCCGCTACACCGGTGCTTTGATTTTAGGCCCGCTGTTTAATACGCTGGATGCCGAGCAACAGCAACGCTATTTTCAAGCGCTGGAAGCGTACCTTGAGCAGAGCTATGCTGAGGTATTAGCACTCTATCGACAATATGACTATCACCTTGAGCCTGAAAAACCTTTTACAAACCGCACCGTGGTTACCGTTCGATTGCATCTGTTGCGAAAAGCCTTAACACCGTTACGAATCGATTTTAAATGGCGCCAAAATAGTAAAAACCAACAGTGGCAACTCTATGATATTCTCGTGGAAGGGATCAGCCTGATCGCTACCAAACAACAGGAGTGGACTGCCCTGCTACGTCGATTAGGCTTTGAAGCCTTCATCGAACAACTGCACGAGGATGCTCGACAATCCGTAACCCCCCAGGAAGGCTAA
- a CDS encoding STAS domain-containing protein → MNRLETLQWALDHHHRLTLHGVLDYTTVTGLWEQRQQLLSSECLIIDLSALIRIDSAGLVGLLQIAELATQRQIACQIRGVTRPLQSLIDIYNLRPIVMPYLEQSNPLIEQHDDG, encoded by the coding sequence ATTAATAGGCTCGAAACACTTCAGTGGGCACTCGATCACCACCATCGATTAACCCTACACGGAGTATTAGACTATACTACCGTGACCGGTTTGTGGGAGCAGCGGCAACAGCTCTTGAGCAGTGAGTGCCTGATCATCGATCTGAGTGCCTTGATCCGCATTGATTCCGCGGGGCTTGTAGGGCTGCTCCAGATTGCTGAACTCGCCACTCAACGACAGATAGCTTGTCAGATCCGGGGGGTTACTCGACCATTACAATCATTAATAGACATTTATAACTTGCGGCCTATTGTGATGCCCTACCTTGAACAGAGCAATCCATTGATAGAACAACATGATGACGGATGA
- a CDS encoding BolA family protein → MMTDDLQTLLTETLAQEQPLDLLQVTQEGSHIHIVVVSTLFTGMTRVKKQQTVYQPLLAHFAEKQIHALTIHAFTPQEWQRRRLLA, encoded by the coding sequence ATGATGACGGATGACCTTCAAACACTATTAACCGAAACACTGGCGCAAGAACAGCCGTTGGACCTATTGCAAGTGACCCAAGAGGGCAGCCATATCCACATTGTGGTTGTCAGTACTCTGTTTACTGGTATGACACGCGTTAAAAAACAGCAGACAGTCTACCAACCTTTATTGGCGCATTTCGCTGAAAAGCAGATCCACGCCCTAACCATTCATGCGTTTACTCCTCAAGAGTGGCAGCGCCGTCGCCTGTTAGCCTAA
- a CDS encoding trypsin-like peptidase domain-containing protein encodes MLVRIGQALIRGGLAAALILFGVVWGSQRILGMGVLPALFGWQPDSYQAAVRRAAPAVVHVYRDLESAVEGSVQLGSGVILTPDGYIITNHHVIEQATHITVALQDGRVFKQVRLIGFDRLTDIAVLKIEANPLPTIRYNLDRSAQIGDVVLAIGNPFNLGQTVTQGIISATERIHLSPYGVGKQNFLQTDAAINQGNSGGALVNTLGELIGINTLILLNEQSNEGRSESISFAIPIQLALEVMHKIIRDGRVIRGYLGFDVVELSAHQRSLLGLAQSSGLFVKAVDQRGLAKSVMKPADIILEVNGVPVASPLATMAQVAEIRPGTQIKLTVLREGLQQTLLVTVAESPMH; translated from the coding sequence TTGCTGGTTAGAATCGGGCAGGCTTTAATACGTGGTGGCCTGGCTGCTGCCCTCATACTCTTCGGCGTCGTCTGGGGCAGTCAGCGGATTTTAGGCATGGGTGTCCTGCCCGCTCTTTTTGGATGGCAACCCGATAGTTATCAGGCAGCTGTGCGACGGGCTGCGCCTGCCGTCGTCCATGTCTATCGAGACCTAGAGAGTGCTGTGGAAGGTAGTGTGCAGCTAGGATCCGGGGTAATTCTCACGCCGGATGGCTATATCATCACTAATCACCATGTGATCGAGCAGGCCACGCATATCACAGTAGCTTTGCAGGATGGCCGTGTTTTCAAGCAGGTACGATTAATCGGCTTTGATAGGTTAACTGATATTGCTGTTCTGAAAATTGAAGCGAATCCGTTACCCACTATCCGGTATAACCTCGATCGATCCGCTCAGATTGGTGATGTGGTATTAGCCATCGGTAATCCCTTTAATCTCGGACAAACAGTTACTCAGGGGATTATCAGTGCTACTGAGCGGATCCATTTAAGCCCTTATGGCGTTGGCAAACAGAACTTTTTACAGACTGATGCTGCTATCAATCAAGGGAATTCTGGCGGGGCCTTAGTCAATACCCTGGGAGAGTTGATTGGAATCAATACCCTTATTTTACTCAATGAGCAAAGTAATGAGGGGCGATCAGAAAGCATTAGTTTTGCTATCCCAATCCAGTTAGCACTCGAGGTGATGCATAAAATCATCCGGGATGGCCGGGTGATTCGAGGTTACCTGGGGTTTGATGTGGTGGAGCTTTCAGCACATCAGCGTAGTTTATTGGGTTTAGCTCAATCCAGTGGGCTGTTTGTCAAAGCAGTGGATCAGCGAGGATTGGCCAAGAGCGTGATGAAGCCTGCTGATATTATCCTGGAGGTTAATGGGGTACCGGTAGCCTCTCCCTTAGCCACTATGGCGCAAGTGGCAGAGATCAGACCTGGAACGCAAATTAAACTGACCGTGTTACGGGAAGGGCTGCAACAGACACTGCTGGTCACCGTGGCCGAATCTCCTATGCATTAG
- a CDS encoding Do family serine endopeptidase, producing MKNAVLLATTLAWGVGLLGPVSTGAALPTTVNGQSLPSLAPILEKVLPTVVSIEVEGTQVEHQRLPEELRFFFGPHFPMEQFNRRPFRGQGSGVIVNAAKGYVVTNHHVVKSASKIAVLLKDGRRLEAKLVGKEEQSDIALLQLSSPKGLKAITFADSDQLQVGDFTIAVGNPFGLGQTATSGIISALGRSGFNLDHFENFIQTDAAINTGNSGGALVNLKGELIGINTAILAPNGGNIGIGFAIPGNMVKNFIDQIVKFGQVRRVMLGITGRDLQEDVAKALKLGIQQGVLVIEVVIGSAAEKAGVKAGDVIVAVEGKPLQNFSELRAKIGLMSPDQTVQLDLLREGKPQRVTVRLQLIESTKINQENLHPALKGVEMRSGDIKGVKGVEVTCIHKRARASHFGLQEGDLILTVNRERVTTVSELSALLSRNPELLALNVQRGASSIYLILR from the coding sequence ATTAAAAATGCTGTCTTATTAGCGACCACTCTGGCATGGGGGGTAGGCTTGTTGGGCCCGGTTTCAACCGGTGCTGCACTGCCTACGACCGTCAACGGTCAATCGCTGCCCAGCTTGGCACCCATATTGGAAAAAGTGCTGCCTACTGTCGTGAGCATTGAGGTAGAAGGGACCCAGGTAGAGCATCAGCGGTTACCCGAGGAGTTGCGGTTCTTTTTTGGTCCTCATTTTCCTATGGAGCAGTTCAACCGTCGCCCCTTTCGTGGTCAAGGTTCCGGAGTGATCGTGAATGCTGCAAAAGGGTATGTAGTGACTAATCACCATGTGGTTAAAAGTGCCAGTAAAATTGCGGTACTGTTAAAGGATGGGCGGCGTTTAGAAGCTAAGCTGGTCGGTAAAGAAGAGCAGTCCGATATCGCCTTGCTACAGCTGAGTTCCCCTAAGGGGCTAAAGGCCATCACCTTTGCTGATTCTGACCAATTGCAAGTGGGAGATTTTACCATTGCGGTGGGTAATCCCTTTGGCCTTGGCCAAACGGCCACCTCTGGCATTATTTCAGCCTTGGGTCGTAGTGGCTTCAACCTGGATCACTTTGAGAATTTTATTCAAACGGATGCAGCCATCAATACTGGAAATTCTGGTGGAGCATTGGTCAATTTAAAAGGGGAGTTAATTGGGATTAACACTGCGATTTTAGCACCGAATGGTGGCAATATCGGTATCGGATTTGCTATCCCAGGGAATATGGTCAAAAATTTCATTGATCAAATCGTTAAATTTGGCCAAGTACGGCGTGTCATGCTAGGGATTACCGGGCGTGATTTACAGGAAGATGTCGCCAAGGCCTTAAAGCTCGGGATCCAGCAAGGAGTTCTTGTCATTGAAGTGGTCATCGGATCAGCAGCAGAGAAGGCTGGTGTTAAAGCGGGAGATGTGATTGTTGCTGTAGAGGGGAAACCTCTCCAAAATTTTTCTGAATTAAGAGCCAAAATTGGCTTAATGAGTCCTGATCAAACGGTCCAGTTAGATCTGTTGCGTGAGGGTAAGCCACAGCGTGTGACCGTGCGGTTGCAGTTGATTGAATCCACAAAGATCAACCAAGAGAATTTACACCCTGCCTTGAAGGGTGTAGAGATGCGCAGTGGTGACATAAAGGGTGTTAAAGGGGTAGAAGTCACTTGCATTCATAAAAGAGCCAGGGCTAGCCATTTTGGTTTACAAGAGGGTGATCTCATCTTGACGGTCAATCGGGAGCGCGTGACCACGGTCAGTGAATTAAGCGCGCTATTAAGCCGTAACCCAGAGCTATTAGCGCTGAATGTGCAGCGTGGCGCCTCTTCAATTTATCTTATTCTGCGTTAG